A genomic segment from Methanoplanus limicola DSM 2279 encodes:
- a CDS encoding helical backbone metal receptor has translation MRKKLLSIFLTVLLLVLVCPADSYPMGLSDQEITGSINYMKSCQKSDGGFGESDRDSNPGTSTWVMLALSAAGDDLSECKSGGVSAIDYLKSIAPETVALDGTSETSKMILTLIAAGEDPRSFEGADFVSLLKSKEKDSGQYGDHIYTTNWAVMALSAAGEDVSKSIQWLESQQNDDGGFGWTIDAESDNDDTSSAVMALCSAGRSSSDSSVKSAMKFFRNSQGEDGGFNYGGSSSSNTASDSWVIQALIAAGEDPTSFIKNGKSPVDNLLTYRTDDGYFMWTSLLTDNPCRMTSAAVPALLGLPYPIKHDDHLSVAKTSTGSQSGSTPAALSSDSDSASGSGPAVSPEDSDRVVTVIDDFGKEIEIKGYPQRIISLAPANTEILYALGLGDKIVGVTDYCNYPAEAVNVEKVGGYSTPNVEKIVAAKPDLIVASFGNTEEVANKLRNMGFVVISTNPTDISDVLNDITIIGEATGTESKAKEIVSDMESRINSIRTKAAGADEHPTVAHIVWYDPVWVSGSDTFQNEMFEIISAKNAFPEVKGWGTVSLEEFVVTNPDVIVVSSGTGMGEEGRDVIYNYLMEESRFKNMNAVKNNRVYVVDADIIDRGGPRIVEGLEEVAADVYPDLFTYTEKSENNTSESAPLGISVVMSLIAGLSVVFLRRREKA, from the coding sequence ATGAGAAAAAAATTATTATCAATATTTTTAACCGTACTTTTGTTAGTACTGGTCTGCCCGGCAGACAGTTACCCTATGGGTCTTTCAGACCAGGAGATAACAGGATCGATAAATTACATGAAGTCATGCCAGAAATCTGACGGCGGCTTTGGTGAATCAGACCGAGATTCAAACCCAGGTACTTCAACATGGGTTATGTTGGCTCTTTCTGCTGCCGGAGATGACCTGTCTGAATGTAAGTCCGGAGGTGTTTCTGCTATAGATTACCTGAAGTCAATTGCACCTGAGACTGTTGCGCTGGATGGTACATCAGAGACATCAAAGATGATTCTGACTCTGATTGCTGCCGGTGAAGATCCACGCAGTTTTGAAGGAGCGGATTTTGTCTCTCTCCTGAAAAGTAAAGAGAAAGATTCCGGGCAGTACGGTGATCATATCTATACTACCAACTGGGCTGTTATGGCACTTTCAGCTGCCGGAGAAGACGTTTCAAAGTCAATACAGTGGCTTGAATCACAGCAGAATGATGACGGAGGCTTTGGGTGGACAATTGATGCTGAAAGTGACAATGATGATACATCCTCTGCTGTTATGGCCCTTTGCTCAGCAGGCAGGAGTTCATCTGATTCATCAGTCAAATCAGCGATGAAATTCTTCAGGAACAGTCAGGGTGAAGACGGTGGTTTTAATTACGGCGGATCGAGTTCATCAAATACTGCATCTGATTCATGGGTTATACAGGCACTTATCGCCGCCGGGGAAGATCCAACCAGTTTTATAAAGAACGGCAAATCTCCGGTGGACAACCTCCTGACATACAGAACAGATGATGGTTATTTCATGTGGACATCACTCTTAACTGACAATCCGTGCAGAATGACCTCAGCCGCAGTCCCGGCACTCCTTGGACTTCCATATCCGATAAAACATGATGACCACCTCTCAGTTGCAAAAACATCAACAGGCAGCCAGTCGGGAAGTACTCCGGCGGCTCTTTCATCAGATTCAGATTCTGCATCCGGTTCAGGACCTGCTGTATCTCCGGAGGACAGTGACAGGGTAGTGACTGTAATTGACGACTTTGGAAAGGAGATTGAAATTAAAGGTTATCCACAGAGAATAATCTCTCTTGCTCCGGCCAACACTGAGATACTGTATGCACTTGGCCTTGGAGATAAAATTGTAGGTGTCACTGACTACTGCAATTACCCGGCAGAAGCGGTAAATGTTGAAAAAGTCGGTGGATATTCCACGCCAAATGTTGAAAAAATAGTGGCTGCAAAACCAGATCTTATTGTTGCATCGTTTGGGAATACTGAAGAGGTGGCAAATAAACTCAGGAATATGGGCTTTGTTGTGATCTCAACCAATCCTACCGATATTTCAGATGTCTTAAATGATATTACAATTATCGGAGAGGCAACCGGAACTGAATCAAAAGCTAAAGAAATCGTAAGTGATATGGAAAGCCGCATTAATTCCATACGGACAAAGGCCGCCGGAGCAGATGAACATCCGACAGTTGCGCATATAGTCTGGTATGATCCTGTCTGGGTAAGCGGAAGCGACACCTTCCAGAACGAGATGTTTGAGATAATCAGTGCAAAGAACGCATTCCCTGAAGTTAAAGGATGGGGTACTGTAAGCCTTGAAGAGTTTGTTGTCACAAATCCGGATGTGATTGTCGTAAGTTCAGGTACCGGCATGGGTGAAGAAGGAAGGGATGTAATCTATAATTACCTCATGGAAGAATCACGATTCAAAAATATGAATGCGGTGAAGAATAACCGTGTATATGTTGTTGATGCAGATATTATTGACCGGGGCGGGCCAAGAATTGTTGAAGGACTTGAGGAGGTTGCAGCTGATGTTTATCCTGACCTCTTCACATATACAGAAAAAAGTGAAAATAATACCTCTGAATCGGCACCTCTTGGTATATCGGTTGTAATGTCATTAATTGCAGGTCTGTCCGTTGTTTTCCTGCGGAGAAGGGAGAAAGCCTGA
- a CDS encoding WD40 repeat domain-containing protein, with protein MEKYSVLFFSLLFILTIPSVASAVNNAVSADEISFEKLWEIITVPGTAEVSISGDGGTVAGGGTGGFFCCDNKGSILWTKELGLSDNAAVSDDGRKILSGGVSLDLFDHDGSSLFRKNYGYVIRSTAISHDGNLLYFATDNQDLNIYNTTDKTAVSFDAGYDLDSVAVSEDGSYIAGGSSIGDLIFMDDGGSIIWTRKSHSVKPVIDLALSSKGDFIVYTVDDTLNALSRTGNIRWEKLIAGAKGVALSADGSCTAVAHDNRISVFNRNGDLIADIPDVNGVKDLSFSDDGEYLAFCTDDTSGLFQMVTKSSSGDMGNNFSLKGSEPSDNLSEDKNKSGLPDGNNSNEEVTDNIRQSGSPVTALTGIFLLLLIIGYISGRKD; from the coding sequence ATGGAAAAATATTCAGTTCTTTTTTTTTCTCTCCTTTTCATACTGACAATCCCTTCTGTTGCTTCTGCCGTAAATAATGCAGTCAGTGCCGATGAAATATCCTTTGAAAAGCTCTGGGAGATCATTACTGTCCCCGGCACAGCAGAAGTTTCAATATCCGGAGACGGCGGAACAGTCGCAGGTGGAGGCACGGGCGGTTTTTTCTGCTGTGACAATAAAGGCAGTATATTATGGACAAAAGAACTTGGACTGTCAGATAATGCCGCTGTCTCAGATGATGGCAGGAAGATACTCTCCGGCGGTGTTTCACTCGACCTCTTTGACCATGACGGAAGTTCATTATTCAGGAAAAATTACGGGTATGTCATAAGATCCACTGCAATATCTCATGACGGTAATCTTCTCTATTTTGCAACAGATAATCAGGATTTGAATATTTATAATACAACAGATAAAACAGCGGTCAGTTTTGATGCAGGATATGACCTTGATTCGGTTGCTGTATCAGAAGACGGCAGTTATATTGCAGGCGGATCCTCAATTGGTGATCTGATATTCATGGACGATGGTGGCAGTATCATCTGGACGAGGAAATCCCATTCAGTGAAACCTGTAATTGACCTTGCTCTCTCTTCAAAGGGTGATTTTATTGTTTATACCGTTGATGACACCTTAAACGCCCTGTCACGTACAGGGAATATCCGCTGGGAGAAGTTAATTGCAGGTGCAAAAGGAGTTGCACTCTCTGCCGATGGTTCCTGCACAGCAGTTGCACATGATAACCGGATATCTGTATTTAACCGGAATGGTGATCTGATTGCAGATATCCCGGATGTTAATGGTGTAAAGGATCTCTCATTTTCTGATGACGGTGAATATCTTGCATTCTGCACTGATGATACTTCCGGATTATTTCAGATGGTAACCAAAAGTTCATCCGGTGATATGGGTAATAATTTCAGTTTAAAAGGTTCTGAACCATCTGATAATCTTTCAGAAGATAAGAATAAATCCGGTTTGCCGGATGGAAATAATAGCAATGAAGAAGTGACAGATAACATCAGGCAGTCGGGGAGCCCTGTAACTGCCCTGACAGGAATATTTTTATTATTGCTTATTATCGGTTACATCTCCGGCAGAAAAGATTAG
- a CDS encoding DUF4013 domain-containing protein translates to MDIGDMFNDSFEYTKEGLMGKWTKWILLIIASVIFPLIMGYQLRIMRGEKPAPEADNWVKMFVDGIVYLIISIIYMIPVMIVGFIIIGGSFMALGAGDITSPVALIGAFGIGLIIVLILAVIIELIAIAGIIRFAREGKFTEAFNFSEIMAKIGKIGWAKYFIMLFILWIAIAVFYTILEMIPVIGWLLIFILMPAVAIFSSRYICLIYDSA, encoded by the coding sequence ATGGATATTGGAGATATGTTTAATGATTCCTTTGAATATACAAAGGAAGGACTGATGGGTAAATGGACAAAGTGGATTCTGCTTATTATTGCATCTGTTATTTTTCCGCTGATTATGGGATACCAGTTAAGAATTATGAGGGGTGAAAAACCTGCACCTGAAGCAGACAACTGGGTAAAAATGTTTGTTGACGGAATTGTATATCTTATCATTTCAATAATTTACATGATTCCGGTGATGATTGTCGGATTTATAATTATTGGCGGATCATTTATGGCGCTGGGTGCAGGTGATATAACAAGCCCCGTTGCCCTGATTGGTGCATTTGGAATAGGACTCATCATAGTATTAATTCTTGCAGTAATTATCGAACTTATAGCCATTGCAGGAATCATCCGGTTTGCAAGAGAAGGCAAATTTACTGAGGCATTTAATTTTTCTGAGATTATGGCAAAAATCGGAAAAATCGGATGGGCAAAATATTTCATAATGCTCTTTATTCTCTGGATTGCAATAGCAGTATTTTATACTATACTTGAAATGATCCCTGTAATCGGATGGCTTTTAATTTTCATACTCATGCCGGCAGTTGCAATATTTTCTTCACGTTATATATGCCTCATATATGACAGTGCTTAA
- a CDS encoding carboxymuconolactone decarboxylase family protein — MEFEKLLKDIAEIGKEEFAEGWLDEIEKEYGKVPLIFQRMSKRPEVLLSHLLYKGAVTDTSTLDPKYVELISLAVGAALNCKHCTEYHMRAALKKGATKDEILEVVLIAGSLAQASVLADAYRVIDSGEETCKGSCDLNGLSIKNKVNGD; from the coding sequence GTGGAATTTGAAAAGCTGTTAAAGGACATTGCAGAGATCGGTAAGGAAGAATTTGCAGAAGGGTGGCTGGATGAGATTGAAAAGGAATATGGCAAAGTTCCTCTGATATTTCAGAGAATGTCTAAAAGACCTGAAGTTCTCCTCTCTCATCTGCTCTACAAAGGTGCTGTAACTGATACCAGCACCCTTGATCCAAAATATGTGGAATTAATTTCACTTGCAGTCGGTGCTGCACTCAACTGCAAGCACTGCACTGAATATCATATGAGGGCTGCATTGAAAAAAGGTGCAACAAAGGATGAAATTCTTGAGGTTGTTCTTATTGCCGGTTCTCTTGCTCAGGCATCGGTTCTTGCTGATGCATACAGGGTTATTGATTCAGGAGAAGAGACCTGCAAAGGTTCATGCGATCTAAACGGGCTTTCAATTAAAAATAAAGTTAATGGCGACTGA
- a CDS encoding methanogenesis marker 7 protein, which translates to MTFVPITYKGGVYKHDIILDLIDDLGGHIVQKHMIAQDVVLQCLVPKEDIPLIKETGRPFGSEVFESPLVGTEIAVISPSLEIHHLPHTSCDVAEYLRSAGAKTNMIGLARGFGKRIANLNIEERDIINEHDCAVLMLGNFESCIRHKLPALRRGIKVPIILTGGPDTESLSVLADPPLEGYVGNIGRIGHRMKKQEGEIEYLDDLVDVISGVLDEKREEIAKDPLSISPAKLMSTLDEEMQITKGSTHPTPITVQTAGLRVKIPYGEYADEVSAVEIEDGVKIGDICDIAPSRMRNYIWVKIKPFSDTNIMV; encoded by the coding sequence ATGACATTTGTTCCGATTACATACAAAGGAGGAGTATATAAGCATGACATTATACTTGACCTGATAGATGATCTCGGCGGGCATATTGTTCAGAAGCATATGATTGCACAGGATGTTGTACTACAGTGTCTTGTACCTAAAGAAGACATTCCACTGATAAAAGAGACTGGCAGGCCTTTTGGAAGTGAAGTTTTTGAGTCACCACTGGTAGGCACAGAGATCGCAGTAATTTCGCCAAGCCTTGAGATACATCATCTCCCGCATACATCCTGCGATGTGGCGGAATATCTCAGAAGTGCCGGTGCCAAGACCAATATGATTGGCCTTGCAAGAGGTTTTGGGAAGAGAATTGCAAACCTCAATATTGAGGAGAGGGATATCATCAACGAGCATGACTGTGCGGTTCTAATGCTTGGCAATTTTGAATCATGTATCCGGCATAAACTTCCGGCGCTGAGGCGTGGCATTAAAGTACCGATTATTCTAACCGGTGGTCCTGACACTGAATCACTCTCCGTCCTTGCAGATCCGCCTCTTGAAGGATATGTCGGCAATATCGGCAGGATTGGGCACAGGATGAAAAAACAGGAGGGTGAGATTGAATATCTTGATGATCTTGTGGATGTCATATCCGGAGTTCTTGATGAAAAAAGGGAGGAGATAGCAAAGGATCCCCTCTCTATATCACCGGCGAAGTTAATGTCCACACTAGATGAAGAGATGCAGATTACAAAAGGTTCAACCCACCCGACTCCTATCACTGTGCAGACAGCAGGACTGAGAGTGAAAATCCCATACGGAGAATATGCAGATGAGGTCAGTGCGGTAGAGATCGAAGACGGAGTTAAAATCGGTGATATCTGTGATATTGCCCCTTCCCGTATGCGCAATTACATATGGGTAAAGATCAAACCTTTTTCAGATACGAATATTATGGTTTGA
- a CDS encoding methanogenesis marker 17 protein — protein sequence MALDYFQVECTEKKGRKAYEEIAGDILMDLNLLQIISRFYIKIDPEFPFFVAAGEIRKMPGKIRAGDFTGILNDEGKITIEIGDETYLSFLLRKLWDLYGRDNIIQPDRFTITIDAGIAKVKEIENLVVFDAGTGVYKDIIYAMQWIAPEGFKVRRECTKGNRFYYIATENILTDELVEKEISKAFQKLEG from the coding sequence ATGGCTCTTGATTATTTTCAGGTTGAATGCACAGAGAAGAAAGGCAGAAAAGCCTATGAAGAGATAGCCGGAGATATTCTGATGGACCTAAATCTGCTGCAGATTATCAGCAGATTTTACATCAAAATTGATCCGGAGTTTCCGTTCTTTGTTGCTGCGGGAGAGATCAGGAAGATGCCGGGGAAAATACGTGCCGGGGATTTTACAGGAATATTGAATGACGAAGGTAAGATTACAATAGAGATTGGGGATGAAACTTATCTGTCATTCCTTCTCAGAAAACTCTGGGATCTCTACGGCCGTGACAATATCATTCAGCCTGACCGTTTTACAATAACCATTGATGCCGGCATTGCAAAAGTGAAAGAGATAGAAAACCTTGTTGTCTTTGATGCCGGGACAGGGGTATATAAAGACATCATATATGCTATGCAGTGGATAGCCCCTGAAGGTTTTAAAGTGCGAAGAGAATGCACAAAAGGCAACCGTTTCTATTATATTGCAACTGAGAATATTCTGACCGATGAGCTTGTTGAAAAGGAGATATCAAAGGCTTTTCAGAAACTGGAGGGTTAA
- a CDS encoding methanogenesis marker 15 protein, protein MNDQPVRVAQLSCGPEHSGVQKEIYDAAEMVNAEMFFPDVTLKDIREAYEEFGLEAKSGDLKLAIARAKALVEGSVEADAVFIATCFRCSEAAIVRNELRRYIHNNSSLPVVSYSFTERTTSGTLLTRMEALTTIARRRALLAREVQEGITLGIDSGSSTTKAVVMKDNEIVGTGWTATTEVLGSAKTVMENALEEAGIKLSDVDAIGTTGYGRYLIGNKLKADLIQEELTVNSKGAVYLADRQKGEATVIDIGGMDNKAISVQDGIPGTFTMGGICAGASGRFLEMTSKRLGVDITELGPLAMGGQSGEVPMNSYCIVFGTQSLVNALAEGHTKQDVAAAACRSVAEQVFEQQLQEVDIKEPVIMVGGTSLIQGLVHEMGKLLQTDIVVPHHSQYIGSVGSALLASGFIENKDR, encoded by the coding sequence GTGAATGATCAACCTGTAAGAGTGGCGCAGTTGTCATGCGGCCCTGAACACAGCGGAGTGCAGAAGGAGATCTATGATGCAGCCGAGATGGTCAATGCAGAGATGTTCTTTCCGGATGTCACATTAAAGGATATCAGAGAGGCATATGAGGAATTCGGTCTTGAGGCAAAGTCCGGGGACTTAAAACTTGCAATTGCAAGGGCAAAGGCTCTTGTGGAAGGATCCGTGGAAGCAGATGCGGTATTCATTGCCACATGCTTCAGATGCTCAGAAGCTGCAATCGTCAGAAATGAACTGAGAAGGTATATCCACAATAACTCCAGTCTTCCGGTGGTAAGTTATTCATTTACTGAAAGGACAACTTCCGGAACACTCCTGACAAGAATGGAAGCTTTAACAACAATTGCAAGAAGAAGGGCACTTTTAGCAAGGGAAGTTCAGGAAGGAATAACTCTTGGCATTGATTCCGGTTCTTCAACGACAAAAGCTGTTGTTATGAAAGACAATGAGATTGTCGGCACAGGGTGGACAGCTACAACTGAGGTATTAGGCAGTGCAAAAACTGTTATGGAAAATGCCCTTGAAGAAGCAGGAATTAAGCTCTCTGATGTCGATGCAATCGGCACAACAGGATATGGCAGGTATCTTATAGGCAATAAGCTTAAAGCAGACCTGATTCAGGAAGAGCTAACTGTAAATTCAAAAGGTGCTGTATATCTTGCTGACCGGCAGAAAGGTGAAGCAACTGTCATTGATATTGGAGGGATGGATAATAAGGCAATCTCTGTTCAGGACGGAATTCCTGGCACTTTTACAATGGGAGGAATATGCGCCGGAGCTTCCGGAAGGTTCCTTGAGATGACTTCAAAGAGGCTTGGAGTTGATATTACAGAACTCGGTCCGCTTGCGATGGGGGGACAGTCAGGTGAAGTTCCAATGAACAGCTACTGTATTGTCTTTGGAACCCAGAGCCTTGTAAACGCCCTTGCGGAAGGTCACACAAAACAGGACGTTGCCGCAGCCGCATGCCGGAGTGTTGCCGAGCAGGTATTTGAACAGCAGCTCCAGGAAGTTGACATTAAAGAACCGGTGATAATGGTCGGAGGTACGTCACTTATTCAGGGCCTTGTACATGAGATGGGCAAACTTCTACAGACAGATATTGTCGTTCCGCATCATTCACAGTATATCGGTTCAGTTGGATCTGCACTTCTTGCATCCGGATTCATAGAAAATAAGGACAGATGA
- a CDS encoding methanogenesis marker 5 protein, with translation MAKVFIYPSTSLILSDMVERFGHQPLGAAVAVREKIQTPGLDSPPMQMTPEDPKKGLKYAAVEVPAGVRGRMALFGPMIDEAEAAIIINDADLSFGCMGCARTNELVKYLVRTREDIPVLDLNYPSNEEEGIQFVADIKGFLDSLEVPGEKSAGKENSRGEE, from the coding sequence ATGGCAAAAGTTTTCATATACCCATCAACAAGCCTTATATTATCAGATATGGTCGAGAGATTCGGACATCAGCCCCTTGGAGCAGCAGTTGCAGTAAGGGAAAAGATACAGACTCCGGGACTTGATTCACCCCCTATGCAGATGACTCCGGAAGACCCAAAAAAAGGCCTGAAATATGCAGCAGTTGAAGTTCCTGCCGGAGTCAGGGGAAGAATGGCTCTCTTTGGCCCGATGATTGATGAGGCAGAGGCTGCGATAATTATCAATGACGCAGACCTGTCTTTTGGCTGTATGGGATGTGCCAGAACAAATGAACTTGTAAAATACCTGGTACGGACAAGGGAAGACATCCCTGTGCTTGACCTCAATTATCCGTCGAATGAAGAGGAAGGGATACAGTTTGTTGCAGATATTAAGGGCTTCCTTGACAGCCTGGAGGTGCCCGGTGAGAAATCAGCCGGTAAGGAAAATTCCAGAGGTGAAGAATAA
- a CDS encoding methanogenesis marker 6 protein, producing the protein MPPDKHYTPEFVGTVTKYVFVESPDVTPQMLVTAAYEISEGVMIKETCFGLQITGPQNKVSRIITEIRKKDPAHIFVKDRGYPPGDKRRCRANLGGARPGYYGHEFEIGLVRYISKGLEELGRDGNQYHYNPEKTLTEKKKLPAEELVNIINSEVP; encoded by the coding sequence ATGCCTCCTGATAAACATTACACCCCGGAATTTGTAGGTACTGTTACAAAGTATGTATTTGTTGAATCTCCGGATGTGACTCCCCAGATGCTTGTAACAGCTGCATATGAAATCTCAGAAGGAGTTATGATTAAAGAAACATGCTTTGGTCTTCAGATTACAGGGCCGCAGAACAAAGTATCCAGGATTATAACTGAAATAAGAAAAAAAGATCCGGCACATATTTTTGTCAAGGATCGTGGCTACCCGCCCGGAGACAAAAGAAGATGCAGGGCAAATCTTGGAGGTGCAAGACCTGGATATTATGGCCATGAGTTTGAAATCGGTCTGGTCAGATATATATCAAAAGGTCTTGAGGAACTCGGCAGAGATGGTAATCAGTATCATTATAATCCTGAAAAAACTCTGACTGAAAAGAAGAAGCTTCCGGCAGAAGAACTTGTAAATATTATTAATTCAGAGGTGCCCTGA
- the mmp3 gene encoding methyl-coenzyme M reductase-associated protein Mmp3 has translation MKIHLDGEIREIKEGSRLRDLLPDFREGFSVAIIKPAGIHESETASIRLLTTAGEIVVELNETADKLTGDAGFINLFSEPENVHPVRWSDRYGVSAGNFSAGIIPDKKHHRYAHNDVILGCAGYDPKKSFLILSKIPHFADHGSDVSGGVIGKIVSGKAVVEKLTVNDRIINAERIISRVDRSSSFTTQDMDLILEDGMEIISRIVIRASGYSDDNIDTRSANSVEHLLLTYSDGRFVNNLSAGAFIRDERMKKSIVPFEFKKTRLEGSVTVRTAGKQKGSIYIYKKSVASSPSHTHVGEVEHGIEIAKLAGMDEQFSVKVIPDQIDLRGMNLTEAKETALKYGISFSSDSEDEERAVTDQNPATTLEVLKEGSVEVKTVPLSSVLKIELWDENAPKTCEIFREVTGLKWYRIGKLPVTLNFEDVYLFSPKIPKTTKINIENNPSGEIPAYTLAMTNDSRKNSGLVGIRTAPNSDFGPTSEPFNATNVIGRLIDTDKLKFIEEGSRIYIMEEKSDAS, from the coding sequence ATGAAAATTCACCTTGACGGTGAGATAAGAGAAATAAAAGAAGGATCCAGGCTCAGGGATTTACTTCCTGATTTCAGGGAAGGGTTTTCTGTAGCCATAATTAAACCAGCAGGCATTCATGAAAGTGAAACAGCAAGTATCAGACTTCTGACTACCGCCGGAGAGATAGTAGTTGAGTTAAATGAGACTGCTGATAAACTCACAGGTGATGCAGGCTTTATAAATCTTTTTTCAGAACCGGAAAATGTTCACCCTGTCAGATGGTCTGACAGATATGGTGTTTCAGCCGGAAATTTTTCAGCCGGAATAATTCCGGATAAAAAGCATCACAGATATGCCCATAATGATGTAATACTGGGATGTGCCGGCTATGACCCGAAAAAATCCTTCCTTATTCTCTCAAAAATACCTCACTTTGCAGATCATGGATCAGATGTCTCCGGTGGAGTTATCGGAAAAATTGTCAGCGGAAAGGCAGTTGTTGAAAAACTGACTGTCAATGACAGAATTATTAATGCTGAAAGGATAATCAGCAGGGTTGACAGGTCTTCTTCTTTTACCACACAGGATATGGACCTGATACTGGAAGACGGTATGGAGATAATTTCCAGAATAGTCATACGTGCGTCCGGGTATTCTGATGACAATATCGACACAAGATCAGCAAACAGTGTTGAACATCTCCTTCTGACATATTCTGATGGCAGATTTGTCAATAACCTCAGTGCAGGTGCATTCATAAGGGACGAGAGAATGAAGAAGAGCATCGTCCCGTTTGAGTTTAAAAAAACAAGACTTGAAGGTTCTGTGACTGTCAGAACAGCTGGAAAACAGAAGGGCAGTATATATATCTATAAAAAAAGTGTTGCAAGCAGCCCGTCACATACCCATGTAGGAGAGGTTGAACATGGTATTGAAATTGCAAAACTTGCCGGCATGGATGAACAGTTTTCAGTAAAAGTCATCCCTGACCAGATTGACCTTCGCGGAATGAACCTTACAGAAGCAAAAGAGACTGCACTGAAATACGGCATATCATTCAGTTCTGATTCTGAAGATGAAGAGAGGGCTGTAACAGACCAGAACCCTGCTACAACACTTGAGGTGTTAAAGGAAGGGTCAGTGGAAGTTAAAACCGTTCCTTTGTCATCGGTTCTTAAAATTGAACTCTGGGATGAGAATGCACCAAAAACATGCGAAATATTCCGTGAAGTGACCGGGCTGAAGTGGTACCGCATTGGAAAACTGCCCGTAACACTCAATTTTGAAGATGTTTATCTATTCAGTCCAAAGATACCCAAAACCACTAAGATTAATATCGAGAACAACCCGTCAGGTGAAATTCCGGCTTATACCCTTGCCATGACAAACGACTCAAGGAAAAACAGCGGTCTTGTTGGGATAAGAACCGCACCGAACAGCGATTTTGGCCCTACATCAGAGCCGTTCAATGCCACAAACGTCATCGGCCGCCTGATTGACACAGATAAATTAAAATTTATTGAAGAAGGCAGTCGGATTTACATTATGGAGGAAAAATCAGATGCCTCCTGA